The Streptomyces sp. NBC_01197 genome window below encodes:
- a CDS encoding non-ribosomal peptide synthetase, which translates to MKQTSLEAVLPLSPLQEGMLFHALYDEDGVDVYNMQAALELTGELSAKRLLLALDALLQRHPNLRAGFLRRRSGEPIQAIPRSVETPWMEVDLSHLDGERQRARLGELLTEDRLRRFTMATGPLVRFTLVRLAEDQHVLVFTNHHILLDGWSLPIVFRELFQLYVREGDASTLPEVVPYGNYLEWLGRQDRAEAEHAWRTELAGLDEPTLVAPAVPDTADGLLRRVALELPEQLTSALTRTARRRGLTTNTVVQGAWALLLSLLTGRQDVVFGATVAGRSPELPGVERMVGLLINTVPVRVRLDLAEPFDALLARVQEEQSALLPYQHLGLADIRKLTGAGELFDTSVVFENYPIDPATARRAIPGLGISLLDDGITETPEGAHYPLSLAVFPGATMRLELVYRADAFDHETVDGLATRLRRLLETFAEVPDTLVGRVDWLVAAERAALVGAAHGPVRDLPDATLPELFEAQVRRTPDAVALVFRDERLTFAELNERANRVARLLVEHGAGPERHVALALPRTAESVVAVLAILKSGAVHVPIDPEYPADRVAQVFAQTRPVLALTTRALSAYWPDEGPARILLDEADALPKRDGSDLTDADRGGVLRPENLAYVIHTSGSTGRPKGVAVSHRSLANMFHSHEAAFFAPEAAAAGGRPLRVALTNTLVFDASWTELLAMVAGHELHLVDDEVRRDADALVRYCSERALDLVDTTPGFARQLMSAGLLDTDGPGLRTLALGGEAVGEAMWRELGAVPGLSVYNLYGPAECTVDAMLARVRDAETPVIGRPVANTCVYVLDGGLRPVPVGVVGELYVSGVGLARGYVGRADLSAERFVADPFGAPGGRMYRTGDVVRWGGDGCLEFVGRVDHQVKVRGFRIELGEVEAVLEGAAGVRQAVVVAREDRPGVRRLVAYVVPDGGGVDVVGLRAHVGGRLPEYMVPAAFVVLDALPLTPNGKVDRRVLPVPEFGGGADSREPRSERERLLCGLFAEVLGVERVGIDDSFFDLGGDSIISIQLVSRARAAGVVISPRDVFRHKTVAALAELATAVEAEAAPARSALPLVTLDHAERTALEADLPGLEDVLPLSPLQEGMFFHALYAGDGVDVYTVLTPLELTGGLDVPRLRRACDALLTRHANLRAGFVQSAADRLLQLIHREVATPWREVTLDGSPEDEQQHLLAQVLEEERTRRFDMARPPLLRFTLIWLAAERHVLLMANHHIVVDGWSWPLLVRDLLELYAQDGDPTALPAVVPFRDYLGWIAAQDRQAAESAWRSALAGLEGPTMAAGARSDGPHTVPELVAGQLPETFTAQLDATARSRGLTLSTVVEGAWALVLHLLTGERDLVFGATVSGRPPELPGVEDMVGLLMNTVPVRVRLDLAEPLDALLARIQDEQTALGEHHHLGLAEIQRLVGLGELFDTAIGFENAPLDRDSVRSAARGLHIGVDDSAAPGATHYPLSLVATPGRRLRLELNYQADAFTRAETEAVLGRLQKVLEAFVAAPTTPVGRIDLLATQERERIVEEWNQNGHDLADTTVPELFAAQVRRTPDAPAVVFGDTTLTYAEVDARAERLAAVLRARGAGPEQFVAVALPRSAEMVIAIVAVLKSGAAYLPVDIGYPAVRIAFMLRTARPELVLTHADIASELPRVEGCDHLLLDGEGLPLTETQAETQAEAGTETQAAAEAVSVVLARTVRPLNTAYVIFTSGSTGQPKGVLVSHSGVASMLATQREKLALSSGERVLLFASPGFDAAVWELCTALLNGGCAVVATQDQLAPGRPLVDLVAEHGVSLLLLPPSALAVVPEDGLPPGVTLVVGGEACPPELVERWSAGRRMVNAYGPTESTVIATMSDPLSGRRVPPIGRPVANTCVYVLDGGLRPVPVGVVGELYVSGVGLARGYVGRADLSAERFVADPFGAPGGRMYRTGDVVRWGGDGCLEFVGRVDHQVKVRGFRIELGEVEAVLEGAAGVRQAVVVAREDRPGVRRLVAYVVPDGGGVDVVGLRAHVGGRLPEYMVPAAFVVLDALPLTPNGKVDRRVLPVPEFGGGADSREPRSERERLLCGLFAEVLGVERVGIDDSFFDLGGDSIISIQLVSRARAAGVVISPRDVFRHKTVAALAELATAVEAEAAPWLGDAPDEELVHVDQDELNEFERQWGTSK; encoded by the coding sequence GTGAAGCAAACCTCGCTTGAGGCGGTTCTGCCGCTGTCCCCCCTGCAGGAGGGCATGCTCTTCCACGCCCTCTACGACGAGGACGGCGTCGACGTCTACAACATGCAGGCCGCCCTGGAACTGACGGGTGAACTCTCCGCCAAGAGGCTGCTGCTCGCGCTGGACGCCCTGCTCCAACGCCACCCCAACCTGAGGGCCGGCTTTCTGCGGCGCCGCTCGGGCGAACCCATCCAGGCGATCCCGCGGTCCGTCGAGACGCCCTGGATGGAGGTCGACCTCAGCCACCTGGACGGCGAGCGGCAGCGCGCCCGGCTGGGTGAACTCCTGACCGAGGACCGGCTGCGCCGGTTCACGATGGCCACCGGGCCGCTGGTCCGCTTCACCCTGGTCCGGCTGGCCGAGGACCAGCACGTCCTGGTGTTCACCAACCACCACATCCTGCTGGACGGTTGGTCGCTCCCCATCGTCTTCCGCGAGCTGTTCCAGCTGTACGTGCGCGAGGGCGACGCCTCGACGCTGCCTGAGGTGGTGCCGTACGGCAACTACCTAGAGTGGCTGGGCCGCCAGGACCGCGCCGAGGCCGAGCACGCCTGGCGCACCGAGCTGGCCGGGCTCGACGAGCCGACACTGGTGGCACCCGCGGTCCCCGACACGGCCGACGGGCTGCTGCGCCGCGTCGCCCTGGAACTGCCCGAGCAGCTGACGTCCGCTCTCACCCGGACCGCCCGCCGGCGCGGTCTGACCACCAACACGGTGGTCCAGGGGGCCTGGGCGCTGCTACTCAGTCTGCTGACGGGCCGTCAGGACGTCGTCTTCGGCGCCACGGTGGCCGGGCGCTCACCGGAGCTGCCCGGTGTGGAGCGCATGGTCGGACTGCTGATCAACACCGTGCCGGTGCGCGTGCGGCTCGACCTCGCCGAACCGTTCGACGCCCTGCTGGCCCGCGTCCAGGAGGAGCAGTCGGCACTGCTGCCGTACCAGCACCTGGGACTCGCCGACATCCGGAAGCTGACCGGTGCCGGTGAGCTGTTCGACACCTCCGTCGTCTTCGAGAACTACCCCATCGACCCGGCGACGGCACGCAGGGCCATACCCGGCCTCGGGATCTCCCTGCTCGACGACGGGATCACCGAGACCCCCGAAGGGGCGCACTACCCCCTGAGCCTCGCGGTGTTCCCGGGCGCCACGATGCGCCTCGAACTGGTCTACCGGGCCGACGCGTTCGACCATGAGACCGTCGACGGGCTCGCGACCCGGCTGCGCAGGCTCCTGGAGACCTTCGCCGAGGTCCCGGACACCCTCGTGGGCCGTGTCGACTGGCTCGTCGCCGCTGAGCGCGCCGCGCTCGTCGGGGCCGCCCACGGCCCCGTACGCGATCTTCCGGACGCCACGCTGCCCGAACTGTTCGAGGCCCAGGTCCGCCGCACCCCCGACGCCGTCGCGCTGGTGTTCCGGGACGAGCGCCTGACCTTCGCCGAACTCAACGAGCGTGCCAACCGTGTGGCGCGCCTCCTCGTGGAGCACGGCGCCGGCCCGGAGCGGCACGTCGCTCTGGCGCTGCCTCGTACCGCCGAGAGTGTGGTCGCCGTCCTGGCGATCCTGAAGTCGGGCGCGGTCCACGTGCCGATCGACCCCGAGTACCCGGCCGACCGCGTCGCCCAGGTGTTCGCGCAGACCCGCCCGGTCCTCGCCCTGACCACCCGCGCCCTGTCCGCCTATTGGCCGGACGAAGGCCCCGCGCGGATTCTCCTCGACGAGGCCGACGCACTGCCGAAGCGCGACGGGAGCGACCTCACCGACGCCGACCGTGGGGGAGTGCTGCGCCCGGAGAACCTGGCCTATGTCATCCACACCTCCGGCTCGACGGGCCGCCCCAAGGGGGTGGCCGTGTCGCACCGCAGCCTGGCGAACATGTTCCACAGCCATGAGGCAGCCTTCTTCGCACCGGAGGCAGCAGCGGCCGGCGGCCGCCCGCTGCGGGTCGCCCTGACCAACACCCTGGTGTTCGACGCCTCGTGGACCGAGCTGCTGGCGATGGTCGCCGGCCACGAACTGCACCTCGTCGACGACGAGGTGCGCCGGGACGCCGACGCACTGGTGCGGTACTGCTCCGAGCGCGCGCTCGACCTCGTGGACACCACCCCGGGCTTCGCCCGGCAGCTGATGTCCGCCGGGCTGCTCGACACCGACGGCCCAGGGCTGCGGACCCTCGCCCTCGGCGGCGAGGCGGTCGGCGAGGCGATGTGGCGGGAGCTGGGCGCCGTCCCAGGGCTCTCCGTCTACAACCTCTACGGACCCGCCGAGTGCACCGTCGACGCCATGCTGGCACGCGTCAGGGACGCCGAGACCCCCGTCATCGGCCGGCCTGTGGCGAATACGTGTGTGTATGTGCTGGATGGTGGTTTGCGTCCGGTGCCGGTGGGTGTGGTGGGTGAGTTGTATGTGTCGGGTGTGGGTTTGGCTCGTGGGTATGTGGGGCGGGCTGATCTGTCGGCGGAGCGTTTTGTGGCGGATCCGTTTGGTGCGCCGGGTGGGCGTATGTATCGCACGGGTGATGTGGTGCGGTGGGGTGGGGATGGGTGTCTGGAGTTTGTGGGGCGTGTTGATCACCAGGTGAAGGTGCGGGGTTTCCGTATTGAGCTGGGTGAGGTGGAGGCGGTGCTGGAGGGTGCTGCTGGGGTGCGTCAGGCGGTGGTGGTGGCGCGTGAGGATCGGCCGGGGGTGCGGCGGCTGGTGGCTTATGTGGTTCCTGACGGTGGTGGTGTTGATGTGGTGGGGTTGCGTGCTCATGTGGGTGGGCGGCTTCCGGAGTACATGGTGCCTGCGGCGTTCGTGGTGTTGGACGCGTTGCCGTTGACGCCGAACGGGAAGGTGGACCGGCGGGTGTTGCCGGTTCCGGAGTTCGGTGGTGGGGCGGACAGTCGTGAACCGCGCAGTGAGCGGGAGCGGTTGCTGTGCGGGTTGTTCGCCGAGGTGCTGGGTGTGGAGCGGGTCGGTATCGACGACAGCTTCTTCGACCTGGGTGGCGACTCGATCATCTCCATCCAGCTCGTCTCCCGCGCCCGTGCCGCGGGAGTGGTGATCTCACCGCGTGACGTGTTCCGCCACAAGACCGTCGCCGCACTCGCCGAACTGGCCACCGCGGTGGAAGCCGAGGCCGCCCCCGCCCGCAGCGCCCTTCCGCTGGTGACCCTCGACCACGCGGAGCGGACCGCCCTGGAAGCAGACCTCCCGGGCCTGGAGGACGTACTCCCGCTCTCACCGCTGCAGGAGGGCATGTTCTTCCACGCCCTCTACGCCGGGGACGGGGTGGACGTCTACACCGTGCTGACCCCACTGGAACTGACGGGCGGCCTGGACGTGCCCCGGCTGCGCCGGGCGTGCGACGCCCTGCTGACACGGCACGCGAACCTGCGGGCGGGCTTCGTGCAGAGCGCGGCCGACCGGTTGCTGCAACTGATCCACCGCGAGGTCGCCACACCCTGGCGGGAAGTGACCCTGGACGGTTCCCCCGAGGACGAGCAGCAGCACCTGCTGGCTCAGGTCCTCGAAGAGGAGCGCACCCGCCGGTTCGACATGGCCCGGCCGCCCCTGCTGCGCTTCACGCTGATCTGGCTCGCCGCCGAGCGGCACGTGCTGCTCATGGCCAACCACCACATCGTGGTCGACGGCTGGTCCTGGCCGCTGCTGGTGCGCGACCTCTTGGAGCTGTACGCGCAGGACGGCGACCCGACGGCACTGCCCGCCGTGGTGCCGTTCCGGGACTACCTCGGATGGATCGCCGCACAGGACCGGCAGGCGGCCGAGAGCGCCTGGCGGTCGGCGCTGGCCGGCCTCGAAGGGCCGACCATGGCCGCCGGAGCCAGGAGCGACGGTCCCCACACGGTGCCGGAACTGGTGGCCGGGCAACTACCGGAGACGTTCACCGCCCAACTCGACGCGACCGCGCGCAGCCGTGGACTGACGCTGAGCACGGTCGTCGAGGGTGCGTGGGCCCTGGTGCTGCATCTGCTGACCGGGGAACGCGACCTGGTGTTCGGCGCGACGGTCTCCGGGCGCCCACCGGAGCTGCCCGGTGTGGAGGACATGGTCGGACTGCTGATGAACACGGTCCCGGTACGGGTCCGGCTCGACCTCGCTGAACCGCTCGACGCCCTTCTGGCCCGCATCCAGGACGAGCAGACCGCGCTGGGCGAGCACCACCACCTCGGCCTTGCCGAGATCCAGCGGCTGGTCGGCCTGGGTGAACTCTTCGACACCGCCATCGGCTTCGAGAACGCCCCGCTGGACCGGGACTCCGTCCGCAGCGCGGCCCGCGGCCTGCACATCGGCGTCGACGACAGTGCCGCGCCGGGAGCCACGCACTATCCGCTCAGCCTCGTTGCCACCCCGGGCAGGCGGCTGCGACTGGAACTCAACTACCAGGCCGACGCGTTCACCCGTGCGGAGACGGAAGCCGTCCTGGGCCGGCTGCAGAAGGTGCTGGAGGCGTTCGTCGCCGCTCCCACGACTCCCGTCGGCCGCATCGACCTGCTCGCCACCCAGGAGCGCGAGCGGATCGTGGAGGAGTGGAACCAAAACGGGCACGACTTGGCGGACACGACGGTGCCCGAACTCTTCGCCGCGCAGGTGCGCCGCACGCCGGACGCCCCCGCGGTGGTCTTCGGCGACACGACGCTCACCTACGCGGAAGTCGACGCACGCGCCGAACGACTGGCGGCCGTCCTGCGGGCCCGCGGCGCGGGCCCCGAGCAGTTCGTGGCCGTGGCCCTGCCGCGCTCGGCGGAGATGGTGATCGCCATCGTCGCGGTGCTCAAGTCCGGGGCCGCCTACCTGCCCGTGGACATCGGCTACCCGGCGGTGCGCATCGCGTTCATGCTGCGCACCGCCCGCCCCGAACTCGTCCTGACCCACGCCGACATCGCCTCCGAGCTGCCCCGGGTGGAGGGGTGCGACCACCTCCTGCTCGACGGCGAGGGCCTCCCCCTAACCGAGACACAGGCCGAGACACAGGCCGAGGCGGGGACCGAGACGCAGGCCGCCGCGGAGGCGGTCTCCGTGGTGCTCGCGCGGACCGTCCGGCCGCTGAACACCGCCTACGTGATCTTCACGTCCGGTTCGACGGGACAGCCCAAGGGCGTCCTCGTCTCGCACAGCGGTGTGGCCAGCATGCTCGCGACACAGCGTGAGAAGCTCGCCCTCTCGTCCGGCGAGCGGGTGCTGCTCTTCGCCTCGCCGGGCTTCGACGCGGCGGTGTGGGAACTGTGCACGGCGCTGCTGAACGGCGGCTGCGCGGTCGTCGCCACACAGGACCAGCTCGCCCCGGGCCGGCCGCTGGTCGACCTCGTGGCGGAGCACGGAGTCTCGCTGCTGCTGCTGCCACCGTCCGCGCTCGCCGTGGTACCGGAGGACGGACTGCCGCCCGGGGTCACCCTGGTGGTCGGTGGTGAGGCCTGCCCACCCGAGCTGGTGGAGAGGTGGTCGGCGGGCCGCCGGATGGTCAACGCCTACGGACCCACGGAGTCGACCGTCATCGCCACCATGAGTGACCCGCTGTCCGGCCGACGCGTGCCGCCCATCGGCCGGCCTGTGGCGAATACGTGTGTGTATGTGCTGGATGGTGGTTTGCGTCCGGTGCCGGTGGGTGTGGTGGGTGAGTTGTATGTGTCGGGTGTGGGTTTGGCTCGTGGGTATGTGGGGCGGGCTGATCTGTCGGCGGAGCGTTTTGTGGCGGATCCGTTTGGTGCGCCGGGTGGGCGTATGTATCGCACGGGTGATGTGGTGCGGTGGGGTGGGGATGGGTGTCTGGAGTTTGTGGGGCGTGTTGATCACCAGGTGAAGGTGCGGGGTTTCCGTATTGAGCTGGGTGAGGTGGAGGCGGTGCTGGAGGGTGCTGCTGGGGTGCGTCAGGCGGTGGTGGTGGCGCGTGAGGATCGGCCGGGGGTGCGGCGGCTGGTGGCTTATGTGGTTCCTGACGGTGGTGGTGTTGATGTGGTGGGGTTGCGTGCTCATGTGGGTGGGCGGCTTCCGGAGTACATGGTGCCTGCGGCGTTCGTGGTGTTGGACGCGTTGCCGTTGACGCCGAACGGGAAGGTGGACCGGCGGGTGTTGCCGGTTCCGGAGTTCGGTGGTGGGGCGGACAGTCGTGAACCGCGCAGTGAGCGGGAGCGGTTGCTGTGCGGGTTGTTCGCCGAGGTGCTGGGTGTGGAGCGGGTCGGTATCGACGACAGCTTCTTCGACCTGGGTGGCGACTCGATCATCTCCATCCAGCTCGTCTCCCGCGCCCGTGCCGCGGGAGTGGTGATCTCACCGCGTGACGTGTTCCGCCACAAGACCGTCGCCGCACTCGCCGAACTGGCCACCGCGGTGGAAGCCGAGGCCGCCCCCTGGCTCGGGGACGCGCCGGACGAGGAACTGGTCCACGTGGATCAGGACGAACTGAACGAATTCGAGAGGCAATGGGGGACCAGCAAGTGA